GAATTAGGGATAGCGCCATATTTGTTAGTATCAGAAGTTCCTTTAAAGGTTAACAAATAAATTTCAAAGAATAAATGAATAAATGGAATGAAATTCAATAATAAATAATATGGAGATTTATTTAGGTCGGCTAATCTTCTGATTTTTATAGAAATATTGGTAATAAATAAGGCTAAGGTAAATAGCAATATAAAGATTAGCATTATTTTATTTTCAGGAAAAGAATAGAATACTAAAAATCTATGAAGGGAAATAACAAATAGATAAAAGATGATGTTTACATAAAGGTAGTGTATTCTGTTAACTCGTCCGGAAAAAGTAAGAAAATCTTGTTGCAAATAAGTGAAAAATTTCATGGTGCACCTCGCTAAAAGAACTTAAAATATTAGGTATTATTTTAAAAACAATATTAAGACATAGGGTGATTTAAAAATAACTACAATTAATTACAATAATAACAAATAATATAATTATTATCAATATAAGGAAACTATTTACTGAAACTATTTTCTTGCTAGGTGTATGGTTATTAGCTACAATAATGGTAACTGAAATATATTTAGTAGCTATTATATTAATTTTATGTGATAGGTATTGAAAGCAGAAGATTATGGGGTGAAGCTTATGGAAGAAAAATTTGCGCAGAATAAAAAACAATTGTTATGGTACTTTCTTTTGTCATTCTCATTAATTTTTCTGATTTCTTTTCTGATTTTATTTTTTATTGAAAAGGAAGTTAGTGAAACTAAAATTGAGGCATTAAAAAGTCAAGAACAAAGGGTGGTTAAATTAGAAAATGACTTTTTAGGGCGAGAATTTAGTATGGTTTTATCGGACCTGCATTATCTTCACCACGCTTATGAAAATAAACTAATAAAAAGCAACAATTATGCTGAAATAGCAGAAAATTGGGCGGTTTTTTCAAACCAACGAAAAATATATGATCAAATTAGATTTTTAGATGCTGATGGTATGGAGAAAATTCGAGTAAATATCAGTGAAAATGGTAGCTATATTGTTCCCGATAAAGATTTACAAAATAAAAAAGAACGATATTATTTTACGGAAGCTATAAATTTAAAGGAAGAAACAGTATATGTTTCACCGCTTGATTTGAACATGGAGCAAGGAAAAGTGGAAATTCCGTTTAAACCAATGATTAGGCTTTCGACACCGGTATATGACAATGATGGTAAAGTTCGAGGGATTATTGTTTTAAATTACTTGGCAGATTATACTTTGTTAGGCTTAAGAGAGTTAGCAAAAAATAGCCAAGGCGAGATATTTTTATTAAATTCAAATGGCTATAGTTTATCATCAGATAATGTTGAAAATGATTGGAATTTTATGTTTGCAGAGAAAAAAGAGCAAAGTTTTGCAGGTGATTTTCCAGGAGCTTGGAACGCAATTATTGACCATACGACTCAAGTTTTGACTGACCAAGGGTTGGTTACTTCATTGCCGGTCTTATTAAGTCATAAATTTAATTTAGGGCAAGTTAATGATCATCGACAAAACTTAATCCTCGGTGATGGAAATTGGTACATTGTCTCGGTGGTTGAAAAAAACAATAAAAACGCAGAGTTTTTTAATAATGACTTAACAACAATTTCTTTAATGGTATTTAAAAAGAATATGTATTATTTTCTTTTAATGATAGTTGTTTCAGGCATTGTTGGACTATTAATATATGTTAACAGGAAAACATATTCGAAAATTAAATATTATTCCGAGTATGATCATCTTACCAAGACCTTAAATCGGCGGGCTGGTATAACAAGGCTTAATAAACTATTTTCTGAAGATAACCGAAGGCATTTAGTAGTTAGCTTATGTTTTATTGATATCAATGGCTTAAAAGAAGTTAATGATAGATTAGGGCATAAAATGGGTGATGAACTTATAACGACGGTGGCTGAAGTTATCAAAAAAATTATTAGAGAGCAAGACTTTTTAGTTAGATTAGGTGGCGATGAATTTCTCATTGTTTTTAATGGTATTGATATTAGTGCTGCTGAAAATATCTGGAAGAGAATTATTGAAGCTTATGATAAAATAAATACGGTAGAACAAAGAGCCTACAATATTAGTGTTAGTCATGGCATTGTTGATTTTGACAACAAACAAAAAATTAATGTGGATGATTTAATAAATACTGCCGACGAAAAAATGTATCAAGAAAAGCAAGTTATTAAGAAAAATTTGCAGGTTGTTCGCTGAAATTTAAAATGAAAGTAAAAATATTTATTGAAAGAGGTTTGTGTTTATAAAGACAAATCAAGGAGTGGAAGTTGATGTTTTTAGAAGGAATGAAGATAATGCTAGGCGATAAAACTTGTGTTAAGGTGGAAGAGGTTGTTTGTGGAGATATTTTAATGACAGAAAATTTTGCACAAGTTAAGGTCATAGCAGTTATTGATGGGGAAGAAGACGCAGTGACATATATTAAATTACAATCAGGCGGTAATATAGTTGTCAGTGCTGATCAAAAATTTTTAACGGCTAAGGGCTTAGTTGAGGCTAAAGATTTGACAGTAGGAGAAAAGCTGATTTCAACAAATTTAGCGGAAAAAGTTATTGAAACAATAAGAATCCAAGATAATAAGAAGAAGGTTTATGGTTTTTATCTTGAAGGCAAGAATTTATTAGTAAATGTCAACGGATTTTGGTTGAATAGTTGTATTGATTAAGAAAATATTTTAGTGTAGTCCTAGTGGGAGCGAATTCTTGTTTATAATATCATTATAAAATTATAGTAAATTACCACTCAAAAGAGTATAATATAATTATTAAGGTTATTTAATACAGTAGGAGGTATTTGTTATGCCGAATTTTGAAGAGACAATGATGTTTAAAGTAGAGAATGAAGAAATCAATGATGCATCAATTATAATAAAAAAGGTCTGCCAAGCTTTAAGTGAAAAAGGATATAATCCGATTAATCAGCTTGTAGGTTATTTATTGTCCGGAGATCCTACTTATGTTACCAGCTATAATAATGCAAGAGGGTTAATTCGTAAATTGGAGCGCGATGAATTATTAGAAGAGCTTGTTCGTGCTTATTTAAAGAACAAATAGGGGGACTAATGAGAATTCTGGGACTGGATGTTGGTGACAAAACGATTGGAATAGCTGTAAGTGATGAACTTTTTTTTACAGCACAAGGGGTTGAAGTTATTAGACGGACTAATTTGGAGAAGGATTTTGCCAGATTAAGTGCTTTAGTAACTGAATATGATGTAGATACTTTTGTTATTGGTTTGCCGAAAAATATGGATGGTAGTATTGGCGACAGAGGGTTATTGGTTAAAAAATTTGCAGATGACTTAAATGCTGTTATTAGCGGTAAAAAGATGATTTTTTGGGATGAGAGACTTTCTACTGTGGCGGCACAAAAGTCGTTAATTGCAGCCGATGTTAGCAGGGCTAAGCGTAAAAAAGTCATTGATAAAATGGCGGCTGTTTTTATTCTACAGGGGTATTTAGATAGTAGGAAATAATACTTTCTTGACAGGGGTTTATTTCTATTATAGAATTTAGTAACAATTTAAATAAGAGGTGAAAAGCATGACTGAAAAAGATAATGAAATAATGGAAGACGATGAGTTAATCGTTGTTATGACTGACGAAGAAGGTAATGAATATTATTACCGTGAAGAGTTAATAATTCCAGTAGGTGAAGACAGATTTGCTTTACTAGTTGAAATCCAAGAAGACGATTGTGAAGATGGTTGCGACGATGATGGTTGCGATTGTGGTTGTGGCGATGAAAATGTAGTAATTGCTAAAATCGTTGTTGATGAGAACGGTGAAGAAGTTTATGTTGATCCAACTGATGAAGAATTTGAAGCTGTTCAAAAAGCATATGATGAATTAATGGAAGATGATGAAGAAGCCTAATTTTAGGTTTCTTTTTTTTGTAATTTTTGTGTATAATAATAGAAGTGTTTGTGATTGAGATGTGGAAGGGTGATTGTGTTGTTTTGGTCAAAAGGAGAAAACCAAATTTCTAAATGGCTGATAATAAGCTTTTTTATCTTTTTTGTTTCTTCAATGTTAGCAATTGGCATGGTAGGAAACTCTATTTCGAAAAATAAAACGGTTGATGTTTATGTTAAGGTTAAACCGGGGATGACGACGGATAATATTGCACATTTGCTTTATGATAAGGGTGTAACTAAAAGTGTGACAGCTTTTAATTTATTTGCGAAAATGAATAATTTAGATGGAAAATTAAGAGCGGGTAGTTATCATTTTTCTTCTAATATGACATATAGTAAAATTATC
This portion of the Negativicutes bacterium genome encodes:
- a CDS encoding DUF1292 domain-containing protein — translated: MTEKDNEIMEDDELIVVMTDEEGNEYYYREELIIPVGEDRFALLVEIQEDDCEDGCDDDGCDCGCGDENVVIAKIVVDENGEEVYVDPTDEEFEAVQKAYDELMEDDEEA
- a CDS encoding IreB family regulatory phosphoprotein translates to MPNFEETMMFKVENEEINDASIIIKKVCQALSEKGYNPINQLVGYLLSGDPTYVTSYNNARGLIRKLERDELLEELVRAYLKNK
- a CDS encoding diguanylate cyclase: MEEKFAQNKKQLLWYFLLSFSLIFLISFLILFFIEKEVSETKIEALKSQEQRVVKLENDFLGREFSMVLSDLHYLHHAYENKLIKSNNYAEIAENWAVFSNQRKIYDQIRFLDADGMEKIRVNISENGSYIVPDKDLQNKKERYYFTEAINLKEETVYVSPLDLNMEQGKVEIPFKPMIRLSTPVYDNDGKVRGIIVLNYLADYTLLGLRELAKNSQGEIFLLNSNGYSLSSDNVENDWNFMFAEKKEQSFAGDFPGAWNAIIDHTTQVLTDQGLVTSLPVLLSHKFNLGQVNDHRQNLILGDGNWYIVSVVEKNNKNAEFFNNDLTTISLMVFKKNMYYFLLMIVVSGIVGLLIYVNRKTYSKIKYYSEYDHLTKTLNRRAGITRLNKLFSEDNRRHLVVSLCFIDINGLKEVNDRLGHKMGDELITTVAEVIKKIIREQDFLVRLGGDEFLIVFNGIDISAAENIWKRIIEAYDKINTVEQRAYNISVSHGIVDFDNKQKINVDDLINTADEKMYQEKQVIKKNLQVVR
- the ruvX gene encoding Holliday junction resolvase RuvX; translated protein: MRILGLDVGDKTIGIAVSDELFFTAQGVEVIRRTNLEKDFARLSALVTEYDVDTFVIGLPKNMDGSIGDRGLLVKKFADDLNAVISGKKMIFWDERLSTVAAQKSLIAADVSRAKRKKVIDKMAAVFILQGYLDSRK
- a CDS encoding DUF805 domain-containing protein, whose product is MKFFTYLQQDFLTFSGRVNRIHYLYVNIIFYLFVISLHRFLVFYSFPENKIMLIFILLFTLALFITNISIKIRRLADLNKSPYYLLLNFIPFIHLFFEIYLLTFKGTSDTNKYGAIPNS